CCGCATCATTGGGTTCGCGCTCCAGGTAGCGTTGGTAATGTTTCAGGGCTTCCTTGCGGCTTTCCGCCTCGGAATCCACCGAGGTCAGACCCGCATAGGCATGTTCGTCATGCAATTGTGCCAGCGCATAATGCAGGCGCGGGTCATTCGGGTGGGTTTTCTCGATATCCTTAAGGAACATCAGGCGCTGCATGAAGCGATTTTCGATACTCGCCATGGCGGTGGCGGCCTGAATGCGCACGGAGTTGTTCTCATCCTTCAGCGCAAGCTTCAGCGCGGGCATGAAGGACGGCTGAAAATGGCGGCCGAGAATGCCGAGCATGTCCTGTTTCTGGCGCACGGTGCCGAGTTGGAGAATCTCACGGAACGGCACCACCGTATATTCCGGCAGCGCGTCCTGCTGGTAGCGCTCCAGGTAATCGGCCAGCTTCTCGCCTTCCGTCACCAGGTCTTCCGGGAACATGTAGGCAAACCACTCATTGAACGTGCGCGGACGCATCACGGTGCGGATCAGCGAGGCCATCACCATGCCCGCGGCACCGAACGGTCCCATCACGCCAATCACCATCGCCAGCAGAATTGGCCCCTGGGACAGACGGCCCAGTGCCACGCCGCCGCGCGCCATGAAGGCGGCCACGGCCGTCACCGCAATATGCAGCAGTAGCACGAACAGCAACGGGAACGTACCCTTTACGGCCCAGACAAAAAGGATGAACTCGACCACGAAGGCGATGACGGACAGCAGCAGGGTGCTGATGCCGGGGCCACCTTCGGGCACGATCATGATGGTGTCATCATCATCCTGCTTGGTGAAAAACTGTTCGTGACGCTTCGTCATGGGGATATTCTCTTTTATGCGTTAAGCGACCTGGCGGGGAGCATGGCGGTAAAGGCTGCGCACCTCATGGGCGAAGCGCGGCTTGGAGCCTTTGCGGCCGGTGGCTTTTTTGCCAAGGGCTTTCTGGATTTTGTCCACCACTACATGCGCATTCTGCGCCGGGGTATAGGGCAGCAGCACCGCATAGTTCCAGTGATTGTCGTTATATTCAAACGCCTGGTCCACCGCGCGGAGGTTGGAGCGAACGGCCTCGCCCAGGGCAACAGCGGCCTGCTGCTGGCCTTCGCGGTCCAGTTCATCCACGTTTTCCACACGCACCAGCACCATGCTCACGTCAAAACCGGCACGTTTGCCAAGGGCGGAAAGGAAATCGCTCTGGCGGCGCAGGAAGGACTGCGACAGCAGCTGGAGCGACGGGTTGATGAGGCTTTCCTTCTTCGCATCCTGATAACGGCGTGCGTTGGTGTAGGTCGCGCCCACCCATTCGCACAGCATACGGAAGGTTTCCACCGTGGTCAGGTTGATATCAAGGAAGTGGCATTTCTCCACTTTCAGCATGCCGATCACCTCACCGGTGTCCTTGTTCAGAACCGGCCCGGCGATCAGGCCTTCATGGCCCAGAATGTCGCGCTGGTCATCATTGATGACGGTCAGGAATTCGCGCTTGGAAACAACGGCTTCAAACAGCGGGTTCGTGTTGTTGATTACCGGCTGATAAAGGTCGTCATCTTCCCAGTTCTGGGAGATCACCACTTCCAGCTTGTTATTGTTCAGCAGATACAGCGAGAATTTCTCGGCATGCATCAATGCCTGCACGAACTCGCCCACCGCCATCACCACATCGCGCGGCTCGAGCTTTTCCAGCTTGTTGGCGGCGGTATAAAGCGACAGACCGCTCTTCATCTGGGAAGCCATCTGCACTTCGAGGTTGTTCTTCACCTTCTCAAGCTGGCGGAAGGACTGGCTGATGAATTCCTCGCGCTCTTTGGCTTTCTCGTAGAATTCACGCAGCAGGTCGCGCTCGCGGATCTGGCGCAGGCGCAATTCACCCAGCAGCAGCGCGCTGACGAACCAGAGGATCGGCAACTTGGTCATGGCCAGCAAAAAGTCGTAATCCGTCATGTCCAGCGTCTTGGCCGGCAGGTTGCCGATCAGGAAGGCAAGCGTTGCAATCGTGGCGGCCAGCAAACCCTCGCTGCTGCCATATTGCGTGGCGATCATCACCACGATGATGAAGAACGGGTGCGGGTTCACATCGGCGAATCGGTTGCCATGCCAGAAAAAGTCGATGATCAGCGCGAGCACGAAGAAGATCGCGATCTCAATCACCGCCGAGGTACGGAAGCCGAATATGCGCGGCAGATCCTTCTGGGGCAGTTCTTCCTCCGCCTGGTTGGACTGGAAGTGAACCTTGCGGTTCGCCCCAAAATCCGCGGGGAAGACCGAGCTGGACTGCGCGGAACCCGGTTTGTTGGAAAAGCTGTTGCTCATGATCGTCTTCCTTAGGTTTTCGTCTGAAATAAGGGTTAGAAACGTTTGGTGATGTAGGCGCCGACGCGATCGACACGGTCACCGGTCGCATTGGAGCTGAGGGTGCTGCTGCCGCGAAGCGTGGCGAGCCATTCATCGGTCAGCAGATAATTGAGCTCGCCCCCGGCGAACGGCCCGTGGCCGCCCAGTCGGTCATAGGCATAACCGCCATAGGCTTCCCACCAGAAATTCTCGTGGCTGATATCGTCGCGCACGTTCAGGGCGAGGGAGTGAATCTCACGGCTGAAGATCGGCAGCGGACGGAAGCGCGCGCCACCACGGTTGTAGAACTCGGAATCGTCAAACAGGTATTCCCCGTCGAAACCGTAAACCACGCGAAGCTCGGGCTTGGTGAACTGCGGCAGGCGATACCCCACCAGCGCGTTCACGCCCATACCGTCGGCCACTTCGTCGTCGCCGCTATCCACGGTATAACGCACATAGTTGGTGCCTACGCCGCCGAACCAGTTTTCGCCATAGCGCATATCCTGATACACGCCGTAACGGTCGCGGTTGGCTTCGCTCACGATACCCTGGCCGAGGATCCAGAACGGCTTGTTATACTCGCCGAAGAATCGCAGGGCGCCGAGGAAACCGGGCACGCTGTAAGCACCTTCCACACCGGCGCCGCTGTTGCTGCCGATAACGCCGAGCTCGCCCACATTCCCGTTATCGAAAATGTGATGGTAGTAAAGCTCCGCCATCCAGGCATTGTCATCCACATTGCTGACCGTGCCGTCGAGATTATAGGCATTGTCCATCTTGTAGAAGAAATGGTCGTAGACGAAACCGATCTTGTCGTAATTTTTCAGCAGCTTGTGGCCTTTCACCGTCGTCATGATACCTTCTTCGGCATCCTGCGTCTGGCGCCATTCCGCACCGGCGGTCAGCTGCGTGCGCTGGCGGTCGTAAATCCGCTTGCGAACGCGGGCAAGGTCCTTGTTCTCCGGCGCAACGGCGGTGGCGTCATCCAGGCTGCGCAACGCCTGCTGCTGGAAGCCCATGTAGTTGTAGATGCTTGCCTGGCCGATTTTCGGATAGGGACTGTCGGGATATTCCGCTTCCAGCGCCTTGTATTTGGCAAGCGCCTGCTGGGTCTGGCCGCGGCCCACCATCAGCTCGGCGCGCAGCAGTTCGATGCGCAGCTTCTGGGAACCGATGGCGCTGCCACCTTGCTCATAATCATCGCCGAGCAGTTGCACCGGCTCCTGCCCATCGGGCAGCGGCGCCAGGCTGTTGATGAGCCTTTCGGCTTCATTGTATTTCTGCTGCTTGATCAGCACTTCCGCATAGTCACCCGCAACTTCGTAATCATCGGGGTTCTGGCTGTTGAGCCACTTGTAAATCTCAAGCGCTTCGCCTTCGCGGCCCAGCAGGTAACGGGCCTTGGCTTCCGCCAGCCAGATGTTGCGGTCTTTTTCCTGGGCATTTTCGATCAGCTCCAGCGTGCGCACAAGATGCTTTTTGGCATTCTCATGCTCTTCGCTGCGCAGATAGATGATGCCGAGGCGCAGATGCACCAGGTAATCCGGGTCGATGTAATCGCCCTCGCCTGCTTTATCCGACGTCTCTTTCAGGTAACGGTTGTAATAGCTTTTGGCTGCGTCGAAATCGCCTTCAAAGAAGGAGATATTGCCGAGCTCCTTCAGCATATACGGCGCAAACGCATCCGTATTCAGCACGCGCTCGAAACCCTCGCGCGCCAGCTTCATCAGGCCTGCGCTGTTGGCGGCATTGGCATAGAACGCCACGCGCTCGGGGTTTTTCTCGCGTTCCATCGCCTGACGGAGGATCGGCTCCAGCACGGCTTTGTTTTTCTGGTTCTGCAGCGCGGTGATGTACATATCCACCGTCTCTTCGCTTTCGCGGGTCAGGTCACGCCCTTGCATCACGTCGGCCACCAGGTCGTTGCGGCGAACGCTCACCAGGTGCTTCAGCCAGCCGGCGCGGGCTTTGCCTTCGCTGCCATTGGCATTGGCCAGCAGCCAGTTCACGCCTTCCGCCGGGGGTTGCTGGCCCCAAAGAAACACAGTCTGCTGCACGTCCTTATTGTTCGGCTGGTTTTTCGGGGCTTTCTGCGCCAGTTTAAAGAAGAGCCTGGAAGCCTCGGTCTTCTCGCCCGCATCGGAAAGCTTATAAGCCAGCACGCGCATTTCGGCATCGTTGGTCGTTTTGGCGGCACGGGCTTTCCACAGCGGCACCAGGTCTTTCTTGATGCCACGCTTCTTCAGCGCGTCTTCATAGGCAAACAGCCAGTTGCCGCCCTGGTTCACAGCCAGGGATTCGAGATATGGCAGCGCCTTGGACGCATCGCCATGCTTGATGAGCAAACCGATATAGCCGTTCTTGTCGTTCTGGCTCACGCTCGGGCTTTTGAGGGCGAATTCCGTGAAGGCCACCACATCCTTGGTCTGCTTGGCCTTCAGCGCGTAGTTCACATAAAGCGGGCCGTATTTGGCCGGGTTTTTGTAAGCCAGCTGTTTCACCATCGGCAGGGCCACGTTGTAAGCGCCCATTTCCAGCAGGTTGTTCATGGCAACCTCGCGGTCATCCTGGTCCAGCTTGGGGTCGTTGTAACGGGCGATAAGCAGCTGGATATATTTCTCACGCGCAGCGGCATAGCCGGGGGATTTCGGTCCCGCGCGCACCACTTTCTGGAGTGCGGCGAAATAGATATCGTTTTTCGCCAGCTGCTCGGAATTATACTTGCCTTCCAGCAGCGCGATCGTCTTGCCCGCCTCACCTGCACGCAGATAGGCCTGCATCAGGTTGGTCAGGCCAATTTCATCCTGCGGGTAAGCCGCATGGTAACGCTCGGCCACGGCCACCATGAAATGCGGCTGGTTGGCGGCGGAGGAAACATAATACAGATCAAGCAGAATGCGGTTGCTGGTCGCGGTCGGCTCCTTGTCGAGGAAGGCGAACACTTCCTTCTCGCGGCCATTGGCGGCGGAAAGCAACAGCCAGCCGACATTCACCGGCGTGGTCACCTTGTTCAGCTCCATGCGCTTGTTGCGCACATTCTCGGCAAACGTGAGGCCCTCTTTCTGAGCGCCGGCCAGAATATAGGCATTGGCCACGCGCGGCATCAGCGGGTCCACCGCTTCGTTATTCACATCAAGGCTGCGCAGCACGGCCACGGCGCGGTCATTCATGCCAACGCGTGCCAGAAACACGGCAAAATGCGCGCGCTCGAAATATTCCATCTTGTCGGTATTGATACCGGCTGCGACTTTTTGCGCGCCTGCACGGTCGCCGGAGGCAGCCAGCAGGCCCATATGGATCACCTGGTTGCGGGCAAGATATTCATTGCTGAGCTTTTTGCGCAGGAAAGTGCGAAGCAGCTGGTGACGCTCGTTGAAGCTCAGATCCACCATGTTCAGCACGAGCGGCTTGTTCAGCTGCTCCACATCGATTTTCTCGGCCAGCTCCATCACCATGTCTTCATCGCCGAATGCAACGGCGAGTTCGAGATAGGTCGGAAGCAATTGCTGCGGCAACGTACCTTTGCGGTAGAAATCGCCCAGAATCTTATAGGCTTCGGCATTATGCGCAATGGCGCGGTGCAGGTTGATATAGGCAACCAGCAAATCCGGATATTGGTCAAACTGGTCCATGTGCGGCTTCAGCATTGCAATGGCTTCTTCCGTATGGCCGAGCGTCGAGATGGCCGCGGCATAATAAGCCAGGGTCGACGGATCTTTCGTCTTGGCAGCCCAATCCTGGGCCAGCTTCACCGCTTCATCCACCTGGTTATTGTCCACCAGCAGGCTGAAGAGAAGCTGCGTCTGGTCACGGCCCATGGATTGCGGGTAACGGCTCTTGTAAAGCTTCATATAGGCCAGCGCGTCGGACTTCTGGTCCATCGACGCCAGCAGTTGCACCAGCGTCAGCAGTTGCGGCTCGGCTTCCTTGCCGCCGTCGGCGAGTTTGGAAAGCACGTCGATCTGCTGCTGGTAGCTGGCATTGTAATTATAAATACGCGACAATTCGGCCAGGTAGGTTTTCTGGCTGTCCATTTTGGAGAGCTGCTCGAGGTTGCGCAGGTAATCTTCCGGGCGCTGGGCATATTGGTAATATTGCCCCAGGCGGATGCGCGCATCCACGCTGTTAGGATTTTCCTTAACGTAGGCTTCCATCACCTCAATGGCTTTGTTCACTTCGCCGTTCTGCAGGTAAAGCTGCGCCAGCGTGCCCACCGTGGTGGTGTCCAGACCGCGCGTCTTGGCGATCTGCTCGAACCCTTTTTTCGCAGTGTCGTAATCCTTGTCCTTCATGTGCATCAGGGCGAGTTCCTTTTCCTGCGGAAGAAGAAAGAACACGAGCCCTAAACCGGCCAGACAGATGAGTAGGATGATGATGTACTGCTTCATAAGGCCTTAGTAAGTTATGGTAACTTTTACAGCTTGGTTCGTTGGAGCTTGCAGTGAGAAAGTAAAAAATCCGTTGTCCATTAAAGGATTAAGGACCTTTCCTCCCTCGCTACTTACGGTAGCTTTGCCATTTTTTGGCAGTCGCCAGCGCATTGTTCCGAGTCCGAATCCTTGGGCATAAAACACTAGCTCTGTTTCAGAATTATGAATTCCCCACACTTTCCAACGAGAGTTAATTAAATAAGGTAAATGTGCATACGCATATTCACCATATAAATCAAGCTTTGTTAACTTTATGACCGGTTCTTCCACCGCCGCATCCAGATAAATATAGAGCGAACCTTGCAGATAACTGTGCCCCACCACACCTCGGGAATGCTGATAATCTACAGTTTTACCACCTGCCCTGTCGAACCGGATAGTTTGGAGGTCACCGCGCTCTTTTATCAACCATTGGTCTAGACCGTCGGGAATAATCTGGGTGGTATAAAACCCGTTGGCGATTCTGGAATAATTGGTGGCCGTCACGGGATGGATAAGACTGCGGCGTGCAAAATTAAGGTTTTCCTTTACCGCGTTCAGGCTGGCCAGCTTCTGGCCGGAGAACATATGGTAATAGATATTGAACGGCTTCACCCGCACCGGCATCTCGGTATTCATCACCGTGCGGTACAGGTATTTATAGCCGTAATAGCGCCCCGACCAGTCCCCCGTATAGGTGATCTCGTTACTGCTGGATGAGTAGATCTGTCGCTCCCCTCCCACCAAACGGCCGATCGGCGCAACCCATACGTAGGAAGGAAATTCCGGGTCAAACCGTGTATCCCCGCCATTCAGGTTCAAAAGTCCCTGGTTGCGCGCCTTGCGAATGGCGGCCTCAAACGGGCGCGTGTTACCGCTCCACTGCACCAGGCCGATTTGCTTGCCCTTGGGCACGAACTGCTGAATGTAAAAGGCTGCGCCGCACATTTCCTGGTCGAGGTTAAAGGGCATATTGGCATAAGCGCGCGGAATGTAATAACGCCCGGGAATGGACTTGGCCCCCGGCACGTCGGTCAGCTCGCTCTGCGCCTTGTTATCGATCTCGCATTGCATGTTCACATTGTGGTCGTCATGGTCATTGCCGATGGAGGTCACCTGCTTGAACAGCTTGCTGGCAAAATTATCCGCCCAGTGGCCGGAGCTGTAATTCTTGAAATACTGCCGCTCGATATTGGGGTCGTATTTGGCGAAGAAGTCCCAATAGAACGGGTGGCTGTAGGTATGCGAGGCAGGCTCCACGTTAGGCTGGGCATAGATCTCCCGCGCTACTTCCTGGCTTTCCCGTTTTCCCACCCATGCCGGGTCCAGGTCGGCCGCGATGGCCGCCACCGTCACCGGCAGGTCATTGTATTTTTTGATAATTTCCTCAAGCACCACCCGCGCGGCATACGCATGCCTGTCCTTGTAGGCGGGCACGTCGCTCAGGTTATTCCAGCCGTCGCCGTCAATATGGTGGTAGAAAATCCGCCGCCCTGCCTGGGTGGTAGTATCGGGCTTGGGCAATTCATCCGTGTGGTAGGCGCGGCGGAAAAACTCAAACGGGTTCACATACCACTGGCGGAATGCCTTCACCTCGTCCTCGTCCTTGGTCTGCTCCAGTTCTGAGAATACTTCATACCCTTCCGCCACATAGCTGAAGCGGTCATTCTGCATCACCAGCGTGCTTCGCTTGTCGGTGGCTTCTTTGCTGTCCACGGCCAGGTAGACCTGGCTATCGGCCTCGGTCACATCCACCCCCTGATAGGATTTGATGACTGGCGGCAATTGACGCTCAAAGCCGAATACCCGCCGGTCCTCATGCACCACTTTCACGTCGTAGGTCACGGTCACCCAGCGGTCGCGCACATTGATACCGAGCTTGTTAAGCAGCGCATTGATACGCGGAAGCGTCGGCTTATTGCCCTTCCTGTCTTCGAACAGAAAGGAATGGCCAAAACTGACGATGGGAATCCCCTTATCCGCCGCCGCCTCGATCCATTTCAGATAGGCCTCGGCATCCGGCACGCGGGAGGCCGGGTCGAACCATAAAAACACCCCCCTCACCCCGTCGATCGTGTTTAAATCCGGCAGCCCATGCTCAATATCGAAATATTTGACGATCAGGCCGAGGTGGTTCATCGGCATTTCCGCCATGCGGTGGGTATAGGTCTCCGCCAGGTCGGGGTTGGCGGTACTCGTGTAAAGCGTCACAATCGTGCGTGGCAGCGGCTTGCCGGGCGGCAGCTCCATGGCCTTGGCATGCACCGGCGTTACCGGAGCCGCCGTTTTCACCACGGCTTTCTGTTTGGCATGCTTGGCTGCTTCCGCCACGGGCGAAAGCGCGGCATTCAACATGATAAACGCGCAGAAAATGATCAGCAGCCGCTTTATCATGGCTTACCCTCCGCTTTCACGGGCACGGCCTGCTGCGCCACGGGGGTTTCCGGTGGTTCCGGTATAATGCGGTTAAGCTCAACCGTGGCGACATACGGATGGAACCCCTGTGCCCGGTGCGCCGCATAAATTTCGCGGATACCCGCCGGTTGAGCGGGGTCCCAGTAATCCAGCGTGAATATCTTCAGGTGTGGATAACGCGCCTGCACGGCCTTCAAGTAACTCACCCGCTGTTGATATTCCGCCGCGGGCACCTTGCTGTAGGTCTTGGTCTTGAAATCATAGGTCGTGTAGAGGCTCTCACCCAGCACGCCGTTAATATCGCCCGCCACTTCAGGCAACACATCAAAACCCCGGTTCATCAAAATGAATATCTGCGGATAATGCAGCCTGATCGTGTGGATCAGCCGCACGGCCGCTTCTTTCATGCCCTTGTATTTCGCAGGCTCCCTCTGTTCCAGGTAGCTGGCATTATCCATCGTATCGATGAAAATGCCGTTCACACCGCGAAACAGCACCTCGGGAATAATCTCCTCCACCACCAGACGCGGCCAGTCGGCATTACGCATATCCACCAGGCGGCTTTCGGGCCAGTTGGCGTTCGGCGCAAGCAGCATGCCTGCCTTTTCAGCATCGGCAAAATACCAGCGGGTTTCATGCACCTCGCCCAGGCTTACATAACCAAGCACGGTCTTGTTATTATTCACGTAATCGCGCACCGGCAGGTTGCGCACCGTTTCCAGCACAATCATCTGATAGGGATTGAACGCGGTGGAAAGCGCCTTCTGTCCGTAATACACCACCCATTTCACCGGTTTGGGCGGTGCGGGCGCATTGGCCGTGCTGCCGCCTATCGCCCCAAGCAGCAAAAGGGCGGCCAGCACGCCCGAAACGCCTTTTAACAATTTTCCTGCCCGATAAGGCATAGATTTCTCTCCATGCCGCAGAATTACGCCGAAAGCATGAAGAAAACTTGAAATCTGTCTTTATATAGGCTTAACGGCAGCGCCTTTCTATCCCGGCTGCCCAACAAAAAAGGGCGCCCGGAGGCGCCCTTTCGTACCCATAGTGGGAAGCTTAGACGAACACGAAGTCGTTGAGCGTCCAGACATGGTCGTTGCCGGTAACGGTATGAGCGCCGTCGGCATCCGTGTAGGAAACGGAACCATGCGAGGTGATGGCTTCGTATTTGCCGGCATGGTCGTTCCAGAAGTAAACCGTGGAAGTGCCCAGGCCTTTGATATCGGCGGCTGCATAGCCATCCAGGTAGATTTTTTCGTGGTTCGTGGTGAAATCGCTGATGAGATCCACACCATCGCCTTTGGCGAAGTTGAAGATATCGTCGCCAGCGCCGCCGGAGACCACATCGCCGATGACGATGGTGTTTTTGCTGGCGCAACCGCAGGAAGCAACCGTGAAGCTGCCGTCGTCGGTACCGCCGACCAGCGTGTCGCAGTCGGAACCGCCATTGAGCGTGTCGTTGTTTTCGTTACCTTCGATCCAGTCGTTGCCGGTATCACCATAAATGATGTCCTTGCCGGTACCGCCGAAGAGATTGTCATTATCCTCGTTGCCGTGGATAAAGTCATTGCCTTCGTCACCCGTGATGAGGTCGGTGCCGCAATTACCATACAGGCGGTCGTTTTCCGTGCCGCCGTAAATGGTATCGTCGCCGTTGCCGCCATAAATGGTGTCGTCGCCGGCGCAGCCGTTCAGCAGGTCGTTGCCGTCTTCACCAAGGATATAGTCATTGCCTTGGTTGCCATGGGCTTCGTCATTGCCGATGCCGCCATAGATCTTGTCGTCACCGTCGCCGCCCTGCATGAAGTCATTGCCATCCTGGCCATACAGCGTGTCGTTGCCGGCTTCACCGGAGAGGGAGTCATTATCGGCGCCGCCTTCCACCCAGTCATTATCAGCACCGGCCCATACGGTATCGTTACCGGCATTGCCGAAAATCGTATCGTTGCCAGCGCCGCCTTCAACATAATCATGGCCAGCATCAGCGGAGATCTTATCCGCGCCATCGCCACCAT
The genomic region above belongs to bacterium and contains:
- a CDS encoding tetratricopeptide repeat protein yields the protein MKQYIIILLICLAGLGLVFFLLPQEKELALMHMKDKDYDTAKKGFEQIAKTRGLDTTTVGTLAQLYLQNGEVNKAIEVMEAYVKENPNSVDARIRLGQYYQYAQRPEDYLRNLEQLSKMDSQKTYLAELSRIYNYNASYQQQIDVLSKLADGGKEAEPQLLTLVQLLASMDQKSDALAYMKLYKSRYPQSMGRDQTQLLFSLLVDNNQVDEAVKLAQDWAAKTKDPSTLAYYAAAISTLGHTEEAIAMLKPHMDQFDQYPDLLVAYINLHRAIAHNAEAYKILGDFYRKGTLPQQLLPTYLELAVAFGDEDMVMELAEKIDVEQLNKPLVLNMVDLSFNERHQLLRTFLRKKLSNEYLARNQVIHMGLLAASGDRAGAQKVAAGINTDKMEYFERAHFAVFLARVGMNDRAVAVLRSLDVNNEAVDPLMPRVANAYILAGAQKEGLTFAENVRNKRMELNKVTTPVNVGWLLLSAANGREKEVFAFLDKEPTATSNRILLDLYYVSSAANQPHFMVAVAERYHAAYPQDEIGLTNLMQAYLRAGEAGKTIALLEGKYNSEQLAKNDIYFAALQKVVRAGPKSPGYAAAREKYIQLLIARYNDPKLDQDDREVAMNNLLEMGAYNVALPMVKQLAYKNPAKYGPLYVNYALKAKQTKDVVAFTEFALKSPSVSQNDKNGYIGLLIKHGDASKALPYLESLAVNQGGNWLFAYEDALKKRGIKKDLVPLWKARAAKTTNDAEMRVLAYKLSDAGEKTEASRLFFKLAQKAPKNQPNNKDVQQTVFLWGQQPPAEGVNWLLANANGSEGKARAGWLKHLVSVRRNDLVADVMQGRDLTRESEETVDMYITALQNQKNKAVLEPILRQAMEREKNPERVAFYANAANSAGLMKLAREGFERVLNTDAFAPYMLKELGNISFFEGDFDAAKSYYNRYLKETSDKAGEGDYIDPDYLVHLRLGIIYLRSEEHENAKKHLVRTLELIENAQEKDRNIWLAEAKARYLLGREGEALEIYKWLNSQNPDDYEVAGDYAEVLIKQQKYNEAERLINSLAPLPDGQEPVQLLGDDYEQGGSAIGSQKLRIELLRAELMVGRGQTQQALAKYKALEAEYPDSPYPKIGQASIYNYMGFQQQALRSLDDATAVAPENKDLARVRKRIYDRQRTQLTAGAEWRQTQDAEEGIMTTVKGHKLLKNYDKIGFVYDHFFYKMDNAYNLDGTVSNVDDNAWMAELYYHHIFDNGNVGELGVIGSNSGAGVEGAYSVPGFLGALRFFGEYNKPFWILGQGIVSEANRDRYGVYQDMRYGENWFGGVGTNYVRYTVDSGDDEVADGMGVNALVGYRLPQFTKPELRVVYGFDGEYLFDDSEFYNRGGARFRPLPIFSREIHSLALNVRDDISHENFWWEAYGGYAYDRLGGHGPFAGGELNYLLTDEWLATLRGSSTLSSNATGDRVDRVGAYITKRF